From Cannabis sativa cultivar Pink pepper isolate KNU-18-1 chromosome 8, ASM2916894v1, whole genome shotgun sequence, a single genomic window includes:
- the LOC133030091 gene encoding uncharacterized protein LOC133030091, with product MKCWNWGFAVDQTKKCRLTVMSKGRKSQHAEVQEIEELDDVHPGSPSEAEEEEEVEPPNYLGYNEVGELVDADGDILVEGVDYVSEEIAAEVPHKRQGALGARLLTSDDNPVRYGLYHEDFTPKSVAGKNRKSGAGRIEPAHKEDELIQFKREAKLKGGARDKQYAQEPLNPKDEAEEEQVTPLKWKKKLPASPKPVEHAIRIREPISPARPSPPVFGKRKAVMSEIRSMSDMSRQMIDALRKRMGRSSSASPPAKKSKGGEGSSSKEKRPSGEAPTPPLPVLPEAKKGKEMLAREPAGSSVQAGLKLAYTYSRAKSAASKNVALSDTLKAEADLAKKEAEEARAEAGAIRLELGEANKKLFAAEKKITVLTKDLEVADRFEETIEILSTEVNSLQDERTSLREVLHRMKEEKDSKDGELSTEVDKLKEKVNALETTVLELFFDFWKANPQANFDYLGDAKDMYLEYCAAQVAYGRTEAATSTSDQTADAPPV from the exons ggcgcaAAAGCCAACACGCTGAGGTCCAAGAGATCGAGGAGCTGGACGATGTGCATCCTGGCAGTCCCTCCGAGgcggaggaagaggaggaggttgAACCCCCAAATTACTTGGGGTACAACGAGGTTGGGGAGCTAGTCGATGCTGACGGAGACatcctggttgagggcgtggactacgttAGTGAGGAGATCGCCGCGGAGGTTCCTCATAaaaggcagggtgccttgggcgccaggttg TTGACCTCCGATGATAACCCTGTGAGGTACGGGCTGTATCATGAGGACTTTACTCCTAAGTCCGTGGCGGGGAAGAACAGGAAATCTGGTGCTGGCCGGATCGAACCAGCTCATAAGGAGGATGAACTCATTCAATTTAAGcgcgaggctaagttgaagggaggtgcaaggGACAAGCAATATGCTCAGGAGCCTTTGAATCCTAAAGATGAAgctgaggaagagcaggtgactccaTTGAAgtggaagaagaaactcccagCCTCGCCCAAGCCTGTTGAACATgccattcgcataagggagcccatttcacctgctCGGCCATCCCCTCCCGTGTTTGGAAAAAGGAAAGCTGTCATGTCTGAGATAAgatcgatgtcag acatgtctcggcagatgatCGACGCTCTGAGGAAGAGAATGGGCagaagctctagcgcctctcctccggccaagaagtctaagggcggtGAGGGGTCCTCTTCAAAGGAAAAGAGACCTTCTGGGGAG GCACCAACTCCACCTTTGCCAGTGCTTCCAGAGGCTAAAAAGGGCAAGGAAATGCTGGCGCGTGAACCGGCTGGTTCTTCag TGCAGGCCGGTCTGAAGTTGGCCTACACTTACTCGCGGGCTAAGTCTGCTGCTTCCAAGAACGTGGCTTTGTCCGACACCTTGAAGGCGGAggcggacttggccaagaaggaagctgaAGAAGCCAGAGCGGAAGCCGGAGCTATTCGGTTGGAGTTGGGcgaagccaacaagaagctgtttGCCGCTGAGAAGAAAATCACTGTGCTGACTAAGGATCTTGAGGTTGCCGACCgttttgaggagaccatcgagatcTTATCTACTGAGGTAAACAGTCTCCAagatgagaggacttctctgcgAGAAGTTCTTCATCGGATGAAGGAGGAAAAGGATTCCAAGGATGGGGAGCTTTCGACCGAGGTGGACAagttgaaggagaaggtcaatgccttggagacaACCGTtctcgagctcttctttgatttttggaaggccaATCCCCAGGCGAACTTCGACTACTTGGGCgatgctaaggacatgtaccttgagtactgCGCGGCCCAAGTGGCTTATGGCCGAACCGAGGCGGCTACTTCAACCTCCGATCAGACTGCTGATGCTCCTCCC gtataa